The genomic window TTACTTCCATAGAATCGCCAATACTTTTCTTATTGTATAGGTGTTTTCGTAACTCAATCACATCTCCGATCGGTTCTCCGTCCATTTCTACAATAACATCATACATTTTTAAACCTGCTCGATCAGCTGGAGAGAGTGGTACCACTTCACGAATGGCTACTCCCTCTGTCACTTCTTTTGGTAAGAAGAATGTATTTTCTATATGATATGCCGGGATTTCATTTAATGAAACTAGGCTTACTCCCATATATGGGCGACGTACTTCATTAAATTGCTCTAAGTCATTAATGATTGGGATAGCATAATTTATTGGGATTGCTAACCCGATTCCTTCAACGGCCGATTGTGCAATCTTCATCGAGTTAATGCCGATTAATTCGCCTGCAATGTTAACGAGCGCGCCTCCACTGTTACCTGGGTTTATAGCAGCATCCGTTTGTAATACTTCAGCATGCCAATCTGGGCTACCATCTTGGTCTAAGTCGATTGGTATTGTGCGGTTTGTACCTGAAATAATACCTTGTGTGACAGAACCTGAAAATTGCAAACCAAGTGGGTTACCAATCGCAATAACTGGCTCTCCCGCTCTCAATGTATCTGAATTTCCAAACTCTGCTACCGTATCTACATGTTCTGCATCAATTTCTAATACAGCTAAGTCGGTCCAAATATCGCTACCGAGAATCGTAGCCGGTACTCTTGTGCCATCTGCTAAGCTTACTTCTATATTTGTAGCGTCTTCAATAACATGATGGTTTGTAACGATAAATGCTCTACCATTTTCTTTTTTATAAATGACGCCCGAACCAGTTCCTGCTTCTTGCTCCATTACTTCTGTATCCCAAAATCCTCTTGCTTGTTGTAAGTTTACAA from Bacillus sp. HMF5848 includes these protein-coding regions:
- a CDS encoding S1C family serine protease, which encodes MGYYDQDYEHLRRPRKGNKASWFITALVGAVLGAMFIIFSIPTLSKFGVLPYDVVPAGQGQLIEQNDIIPNEGGTVQQVSVNVVSQVTQAVDKVSNAVVGVVNLQQARGFWDTEVMEQEAGTGSGVIYKKENGRAFIVTNHHVIEDATNIEVSLADGTRVPATILGSDIWTDLAVLEIDAEHVDTVAEFGNSDTLRAGEPVIAIGNPLGLQFSGSVTQGIISGTNRTIPIDLDQDGSPDWHAEVLQTDAAINPGNSGGALVNIAGELIGINSMKIAQSAVEGIGLAIPINYAIPIINDLEQFNEVRRPYMGVSLVSLNEIPAYHIENTFFLPKEVTEGVAIREVVPLSPADRAGLKMYDVIVEMDGEPIGDVIELRKHLYNKKSIGDSMEVTVYRDGQKVTVTMQLQREAF